The proteins below come from a single Vitis vinifera cultivar Pinot Noir 40024 chromosome 9, ASM3070453v1 genomic window:
- the LOC100244602 gene encoding inactive protein kinase SELMODRAFT_444075: protein MSKDQKRGKQEKSSEAAEKVVVAVKASREIPKTALVWALTHVVQPGDCITLLVVVPAQSPGRKLWGFPRFAGDCASGHRKSHSGASSEQKCEITDSCSQMILQLHDVYDPNKINVKIKIVSGSPCGAVSGEAKRTEANWVVLDKQLKHEEKCCMEELQCNIVVMKRSQPKVLRLNLVGSPKMESETACQLPSEPGETAEKHSKTKNDSMKSIRGPVVTPSSSPELGTPFTATEVGTSSVSSSDPGTSPFFNSEVNGDLKKEESSHTKENLDLDESSSDTDNENLSPSSSVGFQPWMAGVLTSHHQSSQHIEQSSKKSRDKTQPPTSKALLDKFSKIDRDARIGMMNYRSELDFSGNVREAISLSRNAPPGPPPLCSICQHKAPVFGKPPRWFSYAELELATGGFSQANFLAEGGFGSVHRGVLPDGQAVAVKQHKLASSQGDVEFCSEVEVLSCAQHRNVVMLIGYCIEDRRRLLVYEYICNGSLDSHLYGRHRDPLEWSARQKVAVGAARGLRYLHEECRVGCIVHRDMRPNNILITHDFEPLVGDFGLARWQPDGDTGVETRVIGTFGYLAPEYAQSGQITEKADVYSFGVVLVELVTGRKAVDLNRPKGQQCLTEWARPLLEEYAIDELVDPRLGNCYSEQEVYCMLHAASLCIRRDPHARPRMSQVLRILEGDMVMDSNYMATPGYDVGSQSGRIWSDQHQHYSGPILNEAYEEFSGKLSLEALRSAFWEKDKGRRTSSEDKL, encoded by the exons ATGAGTAAGGATCAGAAGAGAGGGAAGCAGGAGAAATCCTCGGAGGCTGCCGAGAAGGTGGTTGTTGCGGTGAAGGCGTCGAGAGAAATCCCGAAAACTGCTCTGGTATGGGCCTTAACTCATGTTGTGCAGCCTGGGGATTGCATTACTCTGCTTGTTGTCGTCCCTGCACAAAGCCCAG GTAGAAAATTATGGGGTTTCCCAAGATTTGCAGGGGACTGTGCGAGCGGTCACCGGAAATCTCATTCAGGAGCAAGTTCAGAGCAGAAATGTGAGATTACAGATTCTTGTTCACAGATGATCCTTCAGCTTCATGATGTTTATGATCCAAACAAG ATAAATGTCAAGATAAAGATTGTCTCTGGATCACCATGTGGAGCAGTTTCTGGAGAGGCCAAAAGAACAGAAGCTAATTGGGTTGTATTGGATAA GCAGCTCAAACATGAGGAAAAATGCTGCATGGAGGAGCTGCAATGCAACATTGTGGTTATGAAGCGCTCCCAACCTAAAGTTCTCCGCTTGAATTTGGTTGGATCACCTAAGATGGAATCTGAAACAGCCTGTCAATTGCCTTCTGAACCAGGTGAAACAGCTGAAAAACATTCTAAAACCAAGAATGACTCGATGAAGTCCATTCGGGGGCCAGTTGTGACTCCAAGCAGTAGTCCGGAGTTGGGGACACCATTCACTGCAACTGAAGTTGGAACTTCATCAGTATCAAGCTCAGATCCAGGAACCTCACCATTCTTCAACTCCGAAGTGAATGGAGACCTAAAGAAAGAGGAATCATcacatacaaaagaaaatttggatCTTGATGAATCTAGTTCAGACACTGACAATGAAAATTTATCTCCATCTTCAAGTGTTGGGTTCCAACCTTGGATGGCAGGTGTTCTCACTTCTCATCATCAATCCTCACAACATATTGAACAAAGTTCAAAGAAATCCAGGGATAAGACTCAACCTCCCACGTCTAAAGCTTTGCTAGATAAGTTCTCAAAAATTGATCGTGATGCTAGAATTGGAATGATGAACTATAGGTCAGAACTGGACTTCAGTGGGAACGTTAGAGAAGCAATTTCATTATCCAGAAATGCGCCTCCTGGTCCACCTCCATTGTGTTCAATATGTCAACACAAGGCTCCTGTATTTGGAAAGCCCCCAAGGTGGTTCAGCTATGCCGAGCTGGAGCTTGCTACTGGTGGATTTTCACAAGCTAATTTCTTGGCAGAAGGCGGGTTTGGATCTGTCCACAGAGGGGTCCTACCTGATGGCCAAGCAGTTGCTGTGAAGCAACACAAATTGGCTAGTTCTCAGGGTGATGTTGAATTTTGCTCAGAAGTGGAAGTCCTGAGCTGTGCTCAGCACCGAAATGTTGTTATGCTGATTGGGTACTGTATAGAAGACAGAAGAAGGTTGCTGGTTTATGAATATATATGCAATGGCTCACTGGATTCTCATCTATATG GACGCCATCGAGATCCACTAGAATGGTCTGCTCGACAAAAAGTTGCTGTTGGAGCTGCTCGAGGTCTGCGTTATCTTCATGAAGAATGCAGAGTGGGTTGCATTGTCCACCGTGACATGCGACCCAACAACATCCTCATCACCCATGATTTTGAGCCACTG GTTGGGGATTTTGGCCTGGCTAGGTGGCAGCCTGATGGAGACACGGGTGTGGAAACAAGAGTAATTGGAACATTTGG GTATTTGGCTCCAGAATATGCTCAAAGCGGCCAAATCACAGAAAAGGCTGATGTATATTCTTTTGGGGTTGTCTTGGTGGAGCTTGTCACAGGACGAAAAGCTGTGGACCTTAACCGGCCCAAGGGTCAGCAATGCCTCACTGAATGG GCACGTCCTTTACTGGAAGAGTATGCCATTGATGAACTAGTAGACCCACGGCTGGGAAACTGTTATTCGGAGCAGGAGGTCTATTGCATGTTGCATGCAGCATCCTTGTGCATACGGAGGGATCCTCATGCAAGGCCTCGGATGTCACAG GTGTTACGCATTCTGGAGGGAGACATGGTTATGGACTCAAATTACATGGCAACCCCGGGTTATGATGTGGGCAGCCAGAGTGGGCGGATTTGGTCAGACCAGCATCAACATTACAGTGGTCCAATATTAAACGAGGCATATGAAGAATTCAGTGGTAAGCTGTCCCTTGAAGCGCTAAGGTCAGCCTTCTGGGAGAAGGATAAGGGCAGGAGGACTTCAAGCGAAGACAAATTGTAA
- the LOC100258362 gene encoding PRA1 family protein F2 produces the protein MTTYGTIPTSSAGDSPSLEFVSRAKERLRSGLATRRPWKEMFNIRSIGLPINFPDAVNRVKTNISFFRMNYVIIVLLILFLSLLWHPISLIVFIVMMAVWLFLYFLRDEPLVVFHRTIDDRVVLIVLLILTIVFLLLTHATLNILVSLLIGVAVVVLHAAFRKTDDLFLDEEAASAGGLLTTPGSTAGPSSSS, from the coding sequence ATGACGACGTACGGCACGATTCCGACGTCATCTGCGGGAGATTCTCCGAGTCTCGAGTTCGTCTCCCGCGCAAAGGAACGTCTCAGATCGGGGCTCGCCACCAGGAGGCCATGGAAAGAGATGTTCAATATCCGGTCAATCGGACTCCCGATCAACTTCCCCGACGCGGTCAACAGGGTGAAAACGAACATCTCCTTTTTCCGGATGAATTACGTTATAATCGTTCTGCTGATTCTCTTCCTTAGCCTCCTGTGGCACCCGATCTCGCTAATCGTCTTCATCGTGATGATGGCGGTGTGGCTGTTCCTCTACTTCCTCCGCGACGAACCTCTGGTGGTTTTCCACCGTACGATTGACGATCGTGTGGTGCTGATAGTGCTTTTGATTCTTACAATCGTTTTCCTCTTGTTGACTCACGCTACACTCAACATTCTGGTATCGTTGCTGATCGGAGTGGCGGTGGTGGTGCTGCACGCGGCGTTTAGGAAGACTGATGATCTCTTCCTGGACGAAGAGGCCGCCAGCGCTGGAGGCTTGTTGACGACGCCCGGCAGCACCGCCGGGCCTTCTTCGTCGTCTTAA
- the LOC100263499 gene encoding protein WHI4 has translation MSHHAYDPYYHHAQGDRSGINTLFVSGLPDDVKPREIHNLFRRRPGFDSCQLKYTGRGNQVVAFATFFNHQTAVAALHALNGVKFDPQTGSILHIELARSNSRRKRVPGSGAYVVIDKRSKTSTNAHETSSDDGDSESDEPAKTSNPDSGNNDDLVTAKSGEMAVDPDSTLTAVNEQPEKTTDAGLPPCSTLFIANLGPTCTEDELKQVLSQYPGFNVLKMRAKGGMPVAFADFEEIEQANKAMDALQGSMLASSDRGGMHLEYARSKMRKP, from the exons ATGTCCCACCACGCATACGATCCGTACTACCATCACGCCCAGGGGGACCGGTCGGGGATCAACACACTGTTCGTCTCCGGCCTTCCCGACGACGTCAAGCCCCGTGAGATTCACAATCTCTTCCGCCGCCGTCCAGGCTTCGACTCTTGCCAGCTCAAGTACACTGGCCGTGGCAATCAG GTTGTTGCATTTGCTACCTTTTTCAATCATCAAACCGCAGTTGCAGCACTTCATgcattaaat GGCGTAAAATTTGACCCTCAAACTGGATCCATTCTGCACATTGAATTGGCCAGATCAAACTCAAGAAGAAAACGTGTACCAG GTAGTGGTGCTTATGTTGTTATTGATAAAAGAAGTAAAACATCAACCAATGCCCACGAAACATCAAGTGATGACG GAGATAGTGAATCTGATGAACCGGCCAAAACAAGCAATCCTGACTCTGGAAACAATGATGATTTAGTGACTGCAAAGAG TGGTGAGATGGCAGTTGATCCTGACAGTACTCTAACGGCTGTAAAT GAGCAGCCAGAAAAGACAACTGATGCGGGTCTCCCACCATGTTCCACTTTATTCATTGCAAATCTGGGTCCAACTTGCACTGAAGATGAACTGAAGCAAGTTCTATCTCA ATACCCAGGATTTAATGTGCTCAAGATGCGAGCTAAAGGTGGAATGCCTGTTGCATTTGCTGATTTTGAG GAAATTGAGCAAGCTAATAAGGCAATGGATGCACTTCAAGGCAGCATGCTGGCATCCTCAGACAGGGGTGGCATGCACTTAGA ATATGCAAGGTCTAAAATGAGGAAGCCCTAG
- the LOC100256679 gene encoding phospholipase D alpha 4 translates to MQHISLYCLKSRAMGRKHKFFHGTLEATIFHATPYTPSFPFNCMFLNGKACYVTIKIDDKKVAKTSHESDRVWNQTFQILCAHLIDSTITITLKTKCSILGRIQIQAHQIVHEASFIDGYFPLLMENGRPNPELKLRFMLWFRPAEFEPTWGNILWNGDFQGVKNATFPQRSDCSVILYQDAHHCSTFQPPYSLCKAPRKLWEDVYKAIDDAKYLIYIAGWSFNPKMVLVRDPQTDIPYGHGVKLGELLKRKAEEGVAVRIMVWDDETSLPLIKNEGVMSTHDEEAFAYFKHTKVVCKLCPRLHFKFPTLFAHHQKTITVDSRSSISPSHREIMSFVGGLDLCNGRYDTEEHSLFRTLNTESHSQDFYQTSLIGACLQKGGPREPWHDAHACITGEAARDVLTNFEQRWSKQCNPSLLVPIGTITELASIPSERDWKVQVYRSIDHVSASHLPRNFAVEQSIHEAYVEAIRRAERFIYIENQYFIGGCHLWEKDQHAGCRNLIPIEIALKVASKIRAKERFAVYILIPMWPEGAPESEPGQDILHWTRETMAMMYRLIGEAIDENGGSGHPRDYLNFFCLANREEKGKGEYASPHPPHPATQYWNAQKHRRFMVYVHSKLMIVDDTYILIGSANVNQRSMDGQRDTEIAVGCYQSKNGENEMCRGDIHAYRMSLWYEHTGLVEVVFQEPQSLECVERLRFIGEKMWGIYSAEEVEDMEGVHLVTYPVTVTKDGSVEDLAEGGNFPDTNTPIRGRRSRVLPPIFTT, encoded by the exons ATGCAACATATCTCATTATATTGTTTGAAGTCTAGAGCCATGGGGAGAAAGCACAAGTTCTTCCATGGAACACTTGAAGCTACCATCTTCCATGCCACTCCTTACACTCCTTCATTCCCCTTCAAT TGTATGTTTCTGAATGGAAAGGCTTGCTATGTGACTATCAAGATAGACGACAAGAAGGTTGCGAAGACGAGCCATGAAAGCGACCGTGTTTGGAACCAAACTTTCCAGATCTTATGTGCCCATCTGATTGATTCAACTATCACCATTACTTTGAAGACAAAGTGCTCCATCTTGGGGAGAATCCAAATCCAGGCTCATCAGATAGTACACGAAGCAAGTTTCATTGACGGGTACTTCCCCCTACTCATGGAAAATGGAAGGCCCAATCCAGAGCTCAAGCTCAGGTTCATGTTATGGTTTAGACCAGCAGAGTTTGAACCAACATGGGGGAATATACTCTGGAATGGTGACTTCCAGGGTGTAAAGAATGCTACATTTCCACAAAGATCAGACTGCAGTGTCATACTTTATCAGGATGCCCACCATTGCTCTACTTTTCAACCGCCATATAGTCTCTGTAAGGCCCCTAGGAAGCTTTGGGAGGATGTATACAAAGCCATTGATGATGCAAAGTACTTGATATACATTGCAGGCTGGTCTTTCAATCCAAAAATGGTGCTGGTTCGTGATCCTCAGACTGATATTCCATATGGACATGGAGTAAAGCTTGGTGAGTTACTGAAGCGGAAAGCTGAGGAAGGTGTGGCTGTGAGAATCATGGTTTGGGATGATGAAACGTCACTGCCACTCATCAAGAACGAAGGAGTCATGAGTACACACGATGAAGAGGCCTTTGCCTACTTCAAACATACAAAAGTGGTATGCAAATTGTGTCCCAGGTTACACTTCAAGTTCCCAACACTCTTTGCTCATCATCAGAAGACCATAACTGTAGACAGCCGGTCATCGATCTCCCCAAGTCATCGAGAAATCATGAGCTTTGTTGGCGGTTTAGATCTCTGCAATGGTCGCTATGATACAGAAGAACACTCCTTGTTTAGGACCCTTAATACAGAATCCCATTCTCAAGACTTCTACCAGACAAGCCTTATTGGAGCCTGCCTTCAAAAAGGGGGGCCAAGGGAGCCATGGCATGATGCTCATGCTTGTATTACTGGAGAAGCAGCCCGGGACGTGCTGACCAATTTTGAGCAGCGATGGAGTAAGCAATGTAACCCCTCTTTGCTAGTCCCCATTGGCACAATAACAGAGCTTGCAAGCATCCCCTCTGAAAGGGATTGGAAAGTACAGGTTTATCGCTCAATTGACCATGTGTCAGCAAGTCATCTGCCAAGAAACTTTGCTGTGGAGCAAAGCATCCATGAAGCTTATGTAGAAGCAATTCGGCGGGCTGAGAGGTTTATATACATCGAGAACCAGTACTTCATTGGGGGCTGCCATTTGTGGGAGAAAGACCAACATGCTGGCTGCAGAAACTTAATCCCTATCGAGATTGCACTTAAGGTGGCAAGCAAGATCAGAGCCAAGGAAAGATTTGCAGTGTATATCCTGATACCAATGTGGCCAGAAGGGGCACCAGAGAGTGAACCAGGTCAGGATATACTCCACTGGACTAGAGAAACAATGGCCATGATGTATAGGCTAATTGGAGAAGCTATAGACGAAAATGGCGGTTCAGGGCACCCTAGAGATTACTTGAACTTCTTCTGCCTTGCCAACAGAGAAGAGAAGGGCAAAGGGGAGTATGCTTCTCCACATCCTCCTCATCCTGCAACACAGTACTGGAATGCTCAGAAACATAGGAGATTCATGGTCTATGTCCATTCCAAGCTGATGATAG TGGACGACACATACATATTGATAGGATCTGCAAATGTGAACCAGCGGTCCATGGATGGGCAGCGCGACACTGAGATTGCAGTAGGCTGCTACCAGtccaaaaatggtgaaaatgaaATGTGTCGTGGGGATATTCATGCATACAGAATGTCACTGTGGTATGAACATACTGGTCTAGTTGAAGTAGTGTTCCAAGAGCCTCAAAGTCTGGAATGCGTTGAGAGACTCCGTTTCATTGGAGAGAAAATGTGGGGAATTTACAGTGCAGAAGAGGTAGAAGACATGGAAGGTGTCCACCTAGTGACCTACCCCGTGACTGTAACAAAGGATGGTTCTGTTGAGGATCTTGCAGAAGGTGGCAACTTTCCAGACACAAACACTCCAATAAGAGGGAGGAGATCCAGAGTTCTACCACCTATTTTCACCACATAA